GAGGATGATACCGAActgatttcatattttaagtatCATTTCACCTCACGGTGAGAAATCCTGACTAAACAGAAGGTATTAGTATGTCAGCCAAACAGGGTGCAAgactataatattgttacgagctaggggatcggatagaaaatgccgtggatttattcaagggtttatttcttgaaaaatcaatgaggaatttatgggcacaaattaattgcagaaatgcacttatagcacacaaaacaatcacttattacttcacttacgcacacttcacacagtactttatgactttattcgcactttatcgcttcggtgtttcactcttgttatcgcattcaaaactaaaggtgactagtcgcgtttcggctcgcttatatatccctgggaataattctaaacaatattcgagaactctctaggcaggcttgctactgagtagcgattgcacaattctagaacgtccgcactctttgtctctttcgcacgttgctccgtccttgtcgtacggcgttctagagtgctcagtctagtttcgagaaagttctgatcttctctctctctctctctctcgtatcatttcgtcatTGTCTCActcctagaaagtttggtctagaatattccttcatcaaaggggtatgtatacctaggcctgaaaacgggtctcctgaaaactgcaccactctactacacatgttctgaaaccgactgaaaaaaggtttcagcttcctgaaaactagggtaacattatggaaattacaattttctaatatgtgattaaccctctcctgaaacggtcagaaatcatattacagcttgctgaaaagttctctaagtagtggaaaaatctagaaacattgcagtcgacccgtcttcgtaacaatataacagcacgctgaagccgctaggccaacactgctcaaatgCTGAGtaaccataaaaaaatacagaatgCTAACTAAGTCTATCCAACAAAAAAGTTTGCACGTCTGTTTAACACATAGATTATCCTCTTGCTGTAAGTAGACTAAAAAGAAGTTACAAATCACGTTGTACTTATTACTCAACTAAGGATCATTCCGAGTAAATGAAATGGCATTAATGAAAATGCTATTCAGCGACCGACCGCTTTAAGTGGCGGCGGAAGCGTGCATAGACTAACTATGTGACATTAGCAAGTTACCAAGTTTCAACGAGAACtactaataaattttcatgttACCTTTAACTCCGTGGACGGTGGCTCTTTAAATATTCAAGTTTCTCCAACTTTGccaatttttgaatttattctattttccaaataagtaatttttaaagcaGACCGCATTTCCTACGGAGTTGTTAAGACTTTATatgatatgtaaataatatacagaatAGTTTATCAGACCTGCAGCCAatgtattataagtttatatccTGTATCTTAtggaaacaatatttactatcACAGAACTATTGGGACATGTATAATACACGGATACAATCAGTAGGATGACGTCTTACCCGGAATCGCAGAAACAAAGTTATTTCGACTTCTAAGCCTATATATATCCTCCTTCGCCGCTCGGGCTTCGAAGATCATCCCTTTAAATTGGAGGAACAGGACACCACCCTCTTCTACAGTATCATAATATTTGTCAAAATGCACTTTCCAAATATAGGTATAAATTAATTCCCGTTAATTCAATAGAACATTTTGTTCACGAACCTGTCAATGACAAATCTATTAGAGCTAGGAATACATAGCTTTGTAGTATCATCATCTGCTTTGGACAGTCAGTTACCGATAGCCACATGGACAAGAAACTAATCACACAAGTTAATCAACCTCGACTAAGGCACAAGCTTACAACAATTTGTTAATGAAACTGCTATTAATCCTCGAAccaacatacatttttttgtcaaagaaaaattgttgtaccgtgaaattatattaattgttgttAACAGGTCCGTGAGGGACTACTAGTAGGCATATTGAGCATCAATCAAAAATAAGCACAACATAGTTATAGAAACTATAACATTCTAATAAACCTGTAtacctttaaataataaaaaaaaaaacaatggcgctacaaaatttttaggtctgggcctcagattctgtatctgtttcatgatcatttattaatcgaataggcaagtagatgatcagccttctgtgcctgacgcacgctgtcgactttttaggtctaagacaagccggtttcctcacgatgttttccttcaccgttcgagctaatgttatgcgcacatagaaataaaatccattggtgcacaaccagggatcaaacctacgacctcagggatgagagtcgcatgctgaagccactaggccaacactgtcctttaaataataagcggtagattaattttaataaaaatataaaactattttccgtgttatttaaaaaatacaaaaaaacaattataaaaccaaagaatgtatttttttcccTCACACAATAGcaatgattataaatattagtagCGTGTCTGGGATGAACGTAGATCGAAAACGGGGTGCTCTTGAGATGATACTCATTCGTAACGCAGCGTCCGCACCTGTCAACGTGGCGTTTAGTAGTGCCGCCGATGGCTGTAACCATGTAAAGACACTAGTGGCGCCTGCTGGTGGGGGCCGCGCCGTCGAACATTCCACTGGACCCATAGAGGTTACTCCTACCTGCACGCCTTGATACAGAACAGGCCCGCCCGAATCTCCGGAACATACAGCACGGGCGGCTCTCGGTGCTAGCCCGCAAATGCAGGGTTCCCAGCCTATTCGCTCGCATGATGCCGCTGTAAGTTGTACGGAGAAGAGCTCCTCGCCTAGTGCTGACCGCTCCGATCGCCCGAATCCCAGCACTGTTATCTCTTTATTGTACATCTCACTCGGAGAATACAGACTCATACCGCTGAGCACGTCCATAGCTGGAGCAGCACTTAACCGCATCTCATTTCGCGTACGCACCAAACCAACGTCATTATGCAACACCGTAACGTCCAGCCCTTGACCCTCATCTGTCTGACGCACTTCATACCTGCATACacatcatacatttttataaggaAAGCTCCTAAAGTTTGGAAGGTCTTTAAAACTAGACatgatacaaaatttaaaatctcatCGGTAACTTGCTTGGGATGCCTGTAGAGATATTGAACGGGCGTCACGTCCCCCTCAGGCGAGTTAGGGCGGCGCGTATTGTACTTGACATATGCGAGGCGGCGAGAGACACAGTGCGCGGCGGTCACCGCCCAATGAGGCGCAAGCACAGCTGCAGAGCAACGCGGCCCCCAGTAGCGATCAAGAAGCGCGCACGCCGCTGGGAATTCTGCCAAAGTTGCCGCCGAGCCCCCATATACGCGCCGCCCACCCTTTTCCTGGCCACCACCACTTCCATCATCCAATCTACGAAAAAATGCGTGTCTCGTAGCACTTGAATCCACTGCGTTCCATGTGAGAATGAGTAACAAACACTTCCACATTTCTACAAAGTTCTCTAGTAAGCattgttgtataaaatatttctaattaatgACATCGCTATGTCAATTTCGATTCGAGCTGTTTAATCATGACGCAGGCGGCTGATCATGTAAACTACACAGATAACTAAAACATATCCTTCCAACTccttttcttaataatttttgtgtaccattttattttatattttttttaaaaagcacTTTAACACTTAAAAAAGCTTACAGAGAATGAAATGCATTTGCATCAATCACAAGTGTGCACATTTAATgggaaacattttattttaaataattttagataattCCCCGACTATGTAGTCGTCGGAGGTATTTAATACCTTACGTATGGTATTCCTAACCCGGATGATTAAATACTActatctatttctattaacaacTTTTTCATGACTTTTACAGCAAATCCCAGAAAGATGCCTCTTAACCGAACGTTGAACATTATTTCCCTCAAACTCGCCTCCGTCACCTCCATGCCCATAGCTTGTTCAGTGTTATACCTATCGCATCCATACATAGGACAGTCGGTCAGAACATGCAACACCGTCTCTTTAGCTGTATTGCTACAAGGACAGGCAGCACTTTGTCTAACCCTGAACCTGCAAAGATACGACAAGAATCCACCGTGACCTGTCAACATCTGGGTAATCAATCCCgttggttttatttgtttaattatcgaAAAGGCCGAAACAACGTTTGGAAAGAATAACTTAGTTATTGCAGCGGTTTCGCCGTTTCGATATCGGTGATTCCATTTTTCTATCGTGTGACGCATCCTTTCATTGTATCTCTTTTTACCTCTTCTCCAGCATATTTTAGCAAAACCTTTCGTTCTTTTAAGTAGCTATCTATTAGCTTTCTTAAGTTAATCGGAACCCTAAGTTTAGCCAGCTGGACCCGTATCATTGGCCACCAGGCACTGTCAAAGGCGCCCTCTATGTCCAAGGAAACTATTGTTATCAGTTTTTTCTTAGTAATTTAATACCTCCGCAAGTAGCTCAGCCGACTCCCTTAAACATAGAATTTTACCTTGATTATTTAACGGTAGGTTTTCATGTCTCTCagtggttttatttataattttataaataataaaaaaataaaaaaaaatgggaaacattacaatgttaaaatagaaaataaattattcaataaaataaatgacaactagattaagaaatacaaatatacactttaaaaatgtaatatatttttacattgcaattgttattattggtGATGGAATAACAATGGCTGAAACATCTTACACCTATAGACATGGAGAAAATGGATCAGCCTCGCATGTACTCTAAGCGTCGTTTACTGCAGATCTGTTTAGAAAAGCAGTACAACCTCACTGTCCGAATGTAAAAAAGGACTGATGTGTTTCTCTTTAGAGAAAACTCACTTGATTTAAAACTTTCTATTAATCaaccaattatttaaagtattttatgaagCATACTTTTCCTTATTAcagagttttatttttatacataaacataatttaacatttacagaTGGCGTACGTTGACTAGGGCGCGGCATGCGGGCGCGCCATGAACTCGACGGCGGCGGCGGTGGCGCTGGAGTGCAGTACGGACGTGGGCGTGTCAGCGCGAGACAAGTTGATCCGGTTCGTTGTGCACGGTGTTATGCTCAACGCCATTGGGGCGGCCGGTCTACTCGGCAACGCTCTTGCCGTACTAGTGCTGTCGCGACCACAAATGCGCTCCTCCATAAACTGTCTTCTGGTGGGACTAGCTGCGTGCGACACACTGCTTATCCTGACCTCAGTCCTCCTGTTCGGCCTGACTGCTGTATATCCATACACTGGTGCGCTGCGCT
This is a stretch of genomic DNA from Pieris brassicae chromosome 1, ilPieBrab1.1, whole genome shotgun sequence. It encodes these proteins:
- the LOC123720596 gene encoding chymotrypsin-1-like; translated protein: MWKCLLLILTWNAVDSSATRHAFFRRLDDGSGGGQEKGGRRVYGGSAATLAEFPAACALLDRYWGPRCSAAVLAPHWAVTAAHCVSRRLAYVKYNTRRPNSPEGDVTPVQYLYRHPKYEVRQTDEGQGLDVTVLHNDVGLVRTRNEMRLSAAPAMDVLSGMSLYSPSEMYNKEITVLGFGRSERSALGEELFSVQLTAASCERIGWEPCICGLAPRAARAVCSGDSGGPVLYQGVQVGVTSMGPVECSTARPPPAGATSVFTWLQPSAALLNATLTGADAALRMSIISRAPRFRSTFIPDTLLIFIIIAIV